CGGCCAGCGTCGGGGCCGCCACCTGCCTGGAATCCGACATGATCACCTGGCGCAAGGTCGGCTTCCCCCGTCGTCCGCGCACCGGTGACCTGCTGGTGTATCCCAACACTGCCGGGTACCAGATGGACTCCAACGAGTCGCCCTTCCACGACCTGCCGCTGCCGCCCAAGGTCGTCATCGACCAGACCGACCTGCCCCGCCCGCGCTGGCGTCTCGACCGCCACTTCGCCTGACCGGTCCCGCCTGCCCCGTCCGCCCCCCTCAACAGGAGCATTCGATGCCCGGAGCACTCCAGCGCCCCGCCGTGGTCTCCCGCGTGTCCGACCTCATCGGCTACACCCCCCTGCTGGAACTCGCCTCCACCGAGACAGGCAGCCGCCTGTTGCTGAAGCTGGAGATGTTCAACCCCACCGGCACGGCAAAGATCCGTATGGCCCGGGCAATGGTCACCGCCGCCGAAGAGGCGGGAGAACTGCGTACCGGCGGCAGAATCATCGAGTCCACATCGGGCAACACGGGCCTCGGACTGGCCGTCATAGCCGCCGAACGCGGCTACACGTTCACGGCCGTGGTCGACAACCACGCGTGCGTCGACAAGCTGCGCGGCATGAAAGCCCTGGGCACCGAACTCGTCTACGTCGTCGACGACGGCACGGAGGAACTCGCCACGGCCGCCCGCGAGGATCTCGCCGAGGACATGGCCCGCGGCCAGGACAACACCATCTTCACGGAGCAGCACAACAACCCCGCCAACGGCGTCGGATACTTCCCCGTCGCCCACGAGCTCAACGAAGCCCTCGACGGGGCAATCGACGTCCTCATCGGTGCGGTCGGCACCGGCGGCGCGCTGTGTGGCACCGGCCGCGAACTGGGCAAGCTGATCTCCGGCTTCACCGTCATAGGCGTCGAGCCGAAGGGGTCCATAGCTTTCGGCGGTCCCGCCCACGACTACTACCAGTCCGGCACCGGCACGCCCGAAGGCGCCGAGATCGGGGCGCTGGTCGACTTCGACCTGATCGACGAAGGCGTCAAGGTCGGCGACGTCGAGGCGTTCGCGACATGCCGGGCCGTCGCCCGGACCGGACTGCTCATCGGAGGCTCCGCCGGCGGCGTCGTCCACGAGGCGCTGACCCGCCTGCCGTCCCTTCCTCCGGGCAGCACTATGGTCGCTCTGATCAATGACGGCGGGGAGAAGTACATGGACACCGTCTTCAACGACGACTGGATGCAGGAGCGCAATCTCCTGAACGCCGAGGCAGAGCGCGAAATCGACGAACTCCTCAGCAAACTCCGCAGGAACCGATAACCCCATGCTGACCACGCTCCTCCGCGACAGTCGCGCTCTGGCAACCCTTGCCGTACCTCTCGTCCTCGCCCAGCTCGCCCAGGTCGCGCTGACGACCACCGACACCGTGATGATGGGCCTGCTCGGCACCCAGGAACTGGCCGCCGGCGGTCTGGCCATCGTCATCTTCAACCAGCTCCGCACCATGGGTGTCGGTCTCGTCACCTCCGTCGGCAACCAGATTGCCGCCGCCGCGGCCAGAGCGGAGAAGGACGCGCAGGGGGAGGAAGGGACGGCGAACGAGGAAGTCCGCAAGATCCTTCGGGCCGCCCTGGCCGTCGCCACCCTCGCCGGCGTCGTGGGGATCATTCTCATGATCCTCATAGGGCAGGCCCTCACCTGGCTCGGCCAGGACGCGGCCGTCGTCGACCGTACCCAGACCATGCTCAACGCCCTGGCCCCCGGTCTGCTGCCCTGTCTGTGGTTCCAGGCCATCCGCCAGTTCACCGTCGGCATGCGCCGTCCCCAGGCTCTGTTGCAGATCACCGTCGCATCCGTTGCCGTCAACGCCGGCCTCAACTGGATTCTCATCCACGGCACCTTCGGCCTGCCCCGGCTCGGCCTGACGGGCATCGGCGTGGCCACCTCCACCGTCTACCTGCTGTCCTTCATCGCCCTTTACCTCTCGGCGAAGAAGGACAGCGAGCTGGCCCCGCTGCTCAGCCTGAACATTGCCAAGGCGGACCCGGCCACCGTGAAGCGCCTGATCGCACTCGGCGTCCCGATCGCGGCGACGTACGGATCCGAAGCCGGTTTCTTCTCCGTCACCGCGCTGATGGCCGGTTCCTTCGGACCCGACGCGCTCGCCGCACACACTGCCGTCAACCAACTCGTCTACATCGTCTTCCAGGTAGCCGTCGGGCTGTCCCACGCCGCATCCATCAACGTCAGCCGTGAACTGGCGCTTGGTCGCACCGATGACGCCCGCCGCATCAAGAACACCGCTCTGGCCTGCGCCGCCGCCGTCATGGCGCTCGTCGGCATCCTGTATCTCACGATTCCCCGCCTGGTCCTGGCGCCCTTCCTGGACTCCGGCTCCGGGCAGGCGTTGACCATCGCCACCCACCTGCTTGTCGTCACCGCCTTCCTCCAGTTCTTCGACTGCGCCCAGAACATTGGCGTCGGACTTCTGCGAGGCCTCGACGACACCAAGAGCGGATTCCTCATCACCCTCATCGGCTACTGGGCCATCGGACTGCCGGCCGCCTGGCTCCTGGCCTACCCGCTCGGCCTCGACACCCTCGGCATCTGGTTGGGACTGCTCACCGGACTGGCCGCTACCGCGGTGCTCTTGCTGCGCCGCTATTCCGCCTCCCTCAGCCTGCGGACCGCCGGGCGCACGACCATGGCAGCCTCCGCATAAACGGTCGAACCGCCGTCTGATCACGCTTGCGGTTGCTGCTCATCCAGACCTTTTCGAGGGGCCGTGGACCGCGCACAGCGTGCGTCCTCCGCGGCTTCTCTCTTGTACGGTTCACCGGCAGGGGGTCTTTGGATGGGTACGGACATCAGCGGGTTCGTTGAGTGCAGGGCGTGGCGTGCCGACGTGGGGGAGCGAGACGTCGTCTGGCGGGCCGCCGTCGACCTGTACCACCTCAATGACACCCGGAACTATGACGCGTTCGGCTGTCTCTTCGGGGTGCGCAACTTTGCCAACTTCCGGCCGCTGGCCGCCGAGCGTGGCAGGCCCGTCGATGCGTCGGAGGAGGTCCGGGCCGAACTGGACCGACTCGCCCCGTGGCCGGACCAGGCGTACGGCACCACGCGGATCACCTGGGCGGACCTGAAGGCGGTCGACTGGGATGAGCCGGCCGAACGGCCGGACAGCCGCATCCACCAGTACCGGCAGACCCTTGACGGGCTCAAACTCGTGGGCAAAGCCGCCTGGGACCCCAGATTCGCGCAGGCGCTCAACCTGCCACAGCGTCCGACCGACCCGCCGCAGACCTGGCCCGAGGGGACAGAATGGCTCATCGGCGACACCCTCTACAGGTCCGAGACGCTCCGCCGTCGGGACGCGGTCCGGGAGGACGGCGAGTGGAAGCCGGTCTGGGAGGCGATGGAAACGCTCGCGGCGCAGCACGGCGGCGACAATGTCCGGCTCGTCGTCTGGTTCGACAACTGAATGGGTCCGGGGCTTTTGTTGTGAGCTTGGTGACGTCGCCCAGCGGTCAGAGGCTGGTGAGCAGGCCGTCGAGTGGGGCGGGTATGCGGTCGGGGTCGAGGGCCTCGACGAGGACGCGGCCGTAGCGGATCTTGCGCCCTTTTTTGGTGCCGAGGAAGCGCCGCAACTGCTGCTGTGAGGTGCGGCCCCGTTGTGCGGGCTGGTGCAGGAAGGTCTGCAGGGCGCGCAGGTCGCCCTCCGCCCGGACGAGCTCCTCCACCCGTGTCACGCCCAGCGCGCGGATGAGTTCGTCTTCCAGATCTGCCGCGCAGACGAAGAACCCTTGCTGTGCCGCACTGGCCCGCTCCAAGCCGCGGGCGTAGTAGCGACGCTCCGCCTCGTCGCACAGTCCCGTGAGGCGGAGGCCCAGGCCGGGTGGCCCGAGGAGGCGGGCGAAGCGCCCGACGCTCATCGCACCGCCCATCGACAGGACGCAGACTCCTTCGGCCTCCAGGTTCCGGTCGCGACTCGCGGCCAGCGCGCTGACCGCTGCGACGTCGCTCGGCCCTTCGAGCAGGACGGCTGCCCGGACGGGCAGCCGCGCGGCCAGCTCGCGGGCGGGGTCGCCCGGGCCACCGGCCGCCCACGCGGTGACCGCCTCCCGGAACGACCCCATGTCAGCCATGAGACGAGTCTCCGCCCTTTCCGGCCACCACGGTAGGGAATTTCCGTCAGCGCGTCGATCGGCGGTGAGCAGTCGGGCCCGACGGTCCGGACAGGGAACACCAGCTCGCTCCAAGCGGCGGCATGGGTGACGATGAGCAGCACGACGGGCGAGCAGGCCGATGCTGCCGGCGCGGAAATGTCCGCCAACTGGTCGATCCCCGAGGCGGGTCGAGGATCCGTTCGCCTGGTCCGCTGGGATGATCCGCCCATGGCACCCAGGGCGGGCACCCCCGAGAGTTCGACAAAGTCGGGACTCGTCCTGCTGACGCTCGCGTCCGGGCAGTTCCTGATGGCGCTCGACAGCTCCGTCATGAACGTTTCGATCGCGACGGTGGCCGACGATGTCGGCACCACCGTGACGGGGATCCAGGGGGCGATCACGGCCTACACGCTCGTGATGGCGATGTTCATGATCCCTGGCGGCAAGATCGGCGCGATCATCGGCCACAGGCGTGCGTTCATGATCGGCTGCGTCATCTACGGCTGCGGATCACTGACGACGGCGCTCGCCCCGAACCTGCCTGTGCTCCTGTTCGGCTGGTCGTTCCTCGAAGGCGTCGGGGCGGCGCTCATCCTGCCCGCGATCGTGGCCCTTGTCGCCGGCAACTTCGCCGCGGAACGGCGCCCCGCCGCCTACGGACTCGTCGCGGCCGCAGGAGCCGTGGCGATCGCGGTCGGGCCGATCATCGGGGGTGTCGCAACGACGTACTTCTCCTGGCGCTGGGTCTTCGCCGGTGAGGTCGCCATCGTGCTCGGCATCCTGCTGCTCACCCGCCGCATTGCCGACGCGCCGACCGGCCAACGCCACCGCCTCGATCTCGTCGGTGCTGTGCTCTCCGCTCTCGGACTCGGGATCTTCGTCTACGGCGTACTCCGCTCGGACGAATGGGGCTGGTTCCGGCCGAAGCCCGACGCACCCTCCTGGCTCGGGATCTCGCTGGTCGTGTGGCTGATGCTGGCGGGCATCCTCCTGATCTGGATCTTCCTGCGCTGGCAGGCCCGCATGGTGGAGCAGCGCAAGGAACCCCTCGTCGACCCGGCGCTCCTGAGGAACAAGCAGCTCACCGGCGGCCTGACGATGTTCTTCTTCCAGTACCTCGTGCAGATGGGCGTGTTCTTCGTCGTACCGCTCTACCTGTCGGTCGCACTCGGCCTGTCCACGCTCAAGACCGGCGCACGCATCCTGCCGCTCTCGCTGACACTGCTGGCCGCCGCGATCCTGATCCCGCGTCTCTTCCCGGACGTCTCACCGCGGCGGGTGGTGCGGCTCGGGATCCTTGCGTTGCTCGCGGGTGCGGTGGTCCTGATCGCCGCGCTCGACGCGGACGCCGGTGCGGAAATCGTCACCATCCCCCTCCTGTTGATCGGGCTCGGCATGGGCGCGCTGGCGTCCCAGCTCGGATCGGTCACTGTGTCCGCGGTGCCGGACAAGCAGAGCGCGGAGGTCGGCGGCATCCAGAACGCCGTCACCAACCTGGGCGCATCGATCGGTACGGCACTCGCCGGGTCGATCCTGATCGCCGCCCTGACGGCTTCGTTCCTGACCAGCGTCGAACAGAATGAGGCGATCCCGGCCGACGTCAAGAGCCAGGCGACCGTCGAACTCCAAAGTGGCGTGCCCTTCCTGTCGGACGCCCAGCTCAAGGACGCCCTCGACGAATCGGGCACGAGCGCGGAGGTGACCCAGGCCGCGCTCGACGCGAACGCGGAGGCGAGGCTCGACGGCCTGCGCGCCGCACTCGCCATCCTCGCTCTCGCCGCGCTCCTCGCCCTGTTCTTCACCCAGCGGATCCCGACCACCCAGCCCCGCTCGACGGAACCGTAGCGCAGATGGTGTTCGGCCCATCGGTGGTCCGGGCCGGTGAGATCCGGTGCGGACCGGTTCGCGTCTCGCGTCAGTCGTCTTCGCTTCGCGGGGCCTCCTCTGTGCCTGCCACCGCCTGCGATGGCGCTGTCCGGGCCGGCGCGGTCGGCCACTTGAACTCGATCTCCAGCTCGATCTCCCCGTTACCGACCTCGACCTCTATCTCGCTGCGAAGGTCGTCGGGGATCCGCAGGCTCAGTCTCCCGGGGCCGAGTTCCAGTTCGGCATCACCACCGTGCTTCAGTGCGGCCGCGAGCGCCGTGAGCTGATCAGCTGCCTCAAGGCGTGTCAGCGAGCGCTTCTGCTCAAACTTGAGGTCCTTCATGGATGTCTCCGATCCGGCAGAAACGGTAGATAACGCCCATTCTGGGGCCATGTGCCGGATCGGACATCCTCTGTACCGAGGTTCGCCCGGCGGTCGAGCGGTGGTTATCGGCCGGGTGAGACCGGACCGCCCCTCAGCCCGGACACCATGATCTACGGTGTTGCGGCGCTCTCCATCCGGCCGCGCAGGTGCGCCGCGTCCTGGGCGGGCGGCAATCCGTAGGCGCGCCGGTACTCGCGGCTGAACTGGGTCGGGCTCGCGTATCCGACCGCTTCCGCGACCAGCGCGGCCGTGGTGCCGCCGGCGACCAGTCTCCGGCGTGCCTCCTGCAGCCGC
The Streptomyces lunaelactis genome window above contains:
- a CDS encoding cysteine synthase family protein, producing MPGALQRPAVVSRVSDLIGYTPLLELASTETGSRLLLKLEMFNPTGTAKIRMARAMVTAAEEAGELRTGGRIIESTSGNTGLGLAVIAAERGYTFTAVVDNHACVDKLRGMKALGTELVYVVDDGTEELATAAREDLAEDMARGQDNTIFTEQHNNPANGVGYFPVAHELNEALDGAIDVLIGAVGTGGALCGTGRELGKLISGFTVIGVEPKGSIAFGGPAHDYYQSGTGTPEGAEIGALVDFDLIDEGVKVGDVEAFATCRAVARTGLLIGGSAGGVVHEALTRLPSLPPGSTMVALINDGGEKYMDTVFNDDWMQERNLLNAEAEREIDELLSKLRRNR
- a CDS encoding MATE family efflux transporter, whose protein sequence is MLTTLLRDSRALATLAVPLVLAQLAQVALTTTDTVMMGLLGTQELAAGGLAIVIFNQLRTMGVGLVTSVGNQIAAAAARAEKDAQGEEGTANEEVRKILRAALAVATLAGVVGIILMILIGQALTWLGQDAAVVDRTQTMLNALAPGLLPCLWFQAIRQFTVGMRRPQALLQITVASVAVNAGLNWILIHGTFGLPRLGLTGIGVATSTVYLLSFIALYLSAKKDSELAPLLSLNIAKADPATVKRLIALGVPIAATYGSEAGFFSVTALMAGSFGPDALAAHTAVNQLVYIVFQVAVGLSHAASINVSRELALGRTDDARRIKNTALACAAAVMALVGILYLTIPRLVLAPFLDSGSGQALTIATHLLVVTAFLQFFDCAQNIGVGLLRGLDDTKSGFLITLIGYWAIGLPAAWLLAYPLGLDTLGIWLGLLTGLAATAVLLLRRYSASLSLRTAGRTTMAASA
- a CDS encoding TOPRIM nucleotidyl transferase/hydrolase domain-containing protein, whose amino-acid sequence is MADMGSFREAVTAWAAGGPGDPARELAARLPVRAAVLLEGPSDVAAVSALAASRDRNLEAEGVCVLSMGGAMSVGRFARLLGPPGLGLRLTGLCDEAERRYYARGLERASAAQQGFFVCAADLEDELIRALGVTRVEELVRAEGDLRALQTFLHQPAQRGRTSQQQLRRFLGTKKGRKIRYGRVLVEALDPDRIPAPLDGLLTSL
- a CDS encoding MFS transporter — encoded protein: MAPRAGTPESSTKSGLVLLTLASGQFLMALDSSVMNVSIATVADDVGTTVTGIQGAITAYTLVMAMFMIPGGKIGAIIGHRRAFMIGCVIYGCGSLTTALAPNLPVLLFGWSFLEGVGAALILPAIVALVAGNFAAERRPAAYGLVAAAGAVAIAVGPIIGGVATTYFSWRWVFAGEVAIVLGILLLTRRIADAPTGQRHRLDLVGAVLSALGLGIFVYGVLRSDEWGWFRPKPDAPSWLGISLVVWLMLAGILLIWIFLRWQARMVEQRKEPLVDPALLRNKQLTGGLTMFFFQYLVQMGVFFVVPLYLSVALGLSTLKTGARILPLSLTLLAAAILIPRLFPDVSPRRVVRLGILALLAGAVVLIAALDADAGAEIVTIPLLLIGLGMGALASQLGSVTVSAVPDKQSAEVGGIQNAVTNLGASIGTALAGSILIAALTASFLTSVEQNEAIPADVKSQATVELQSGVPFLSDAQLKDALDESGTSAEVTQAALDANAEARLDGLRAALAILALAALLALFFTQRIPTTQPRSTEP
- a CDS encoding amphi-Trp domain-containing protein; amino-acid sequence: MKDLKFEQKRSLTRLEAADQLTALAAALKHGGDAELELGPGRLSLRIPDDLRSEIEVEVGNGEIELEIEFKWPTAPARTAPSQAVAGTEEAPRSEDD